In Nocardia asteroides, the following proteins share a genomic window:
- a CDS encoding adenosine deaminase, with amino-acid sequence MTGPAPLDLASIRRAPKALLHDHLDGGLRPATVLELAADCGYDELPAHDAETLGAWFRDAADSGSLERYLETFAHTVAVMQTPEGLRRVARECAIDLAADGVVYAEVRFAPEQHLEKGLTLDEVVEHTIAGFREGEAVAAEQGNPIRVTCLLTAMRHAARSREIAELTVRFRDRGVGGFDIAGAEAGFPPTRHLDAFEYLRANHAHFTIHAGEAFGLPSIHEALAFCGCDRLGHGVRITDDITVPGDIEDAQLGLVANYVRDMRVPLELCPSSNVQTGAVPSLDKHPFDLLARLRFRVTVNTDNRLMSDTSMSEEMLKLVDTFGYGWSDLERFTINAMKSAFIPFPDRLRIIDEVIKPGYAVLLG; translated from the coding sequence ATGACTGGACCGGCGCCCCTAGACCTCGCTTCGATCCGACGCGCACCGAAGGCATTGCTGCACGATCACCTCGACGGTGGTCTGCGGCCCGCGACGGTGCTGGAACTCGCCGCCGACTGCGGCTACGACGAACTACCCGCCCACGATGCCGAGACGCTGGGCGCGTGGTTCCGTGACGCCGCCGACAGCGGATCGCTGGAGCGGTACCTGGAAACCTTCGCCCACACGGTCGCGGTGATGCAGACCCCGGAGGGGCTGCGCCGCGTCGCCCGCGAATGCGCGATCGACCTCGCCGCCGACGGCGTGGTCTACGCCGAGGTGCGGTTCGCGCCCGAACAGCACCTGGAGAAGGGCCTGACCCTCGACGAGGTGGTCGAGCACACCATCGCCGGGTTCCGTGAGGGCGAGGCCGTCGCGGCCGAACAGGGCAACCCCATCCGGGTGACCTGCCTGCTCACCGCCATGCGGCACGCGGCCAGATCGCGCGAGATCGCGGAACTGACCGTGCGGTTCCGTGATCGCGGAGTCGGCGGATTCGACATCGCCGGCGCCGAGGCCGGCTTCCCGCCCACCCGCCACCTCGACGCCTTCGAATATCTGCGAGCCAACCACGCGCACTTCACGATTCACGCAGGCGAGGCCTTCGGCCTGCCCTCGATCCACGAGGCGCTGGCGTTCTGCGGCTGCGACCGGCTCGGCCACGGCGTGCGCATCACCGACGACATCACGGTGCCCGGCGACATCGAGGACGCCCAGCTCGGACTGGTCGCCAACTATGTGCGCGACATGCGGGTGCCGCTGGAACTGTGTCCCTCCTCGAACGTGCAGACCGGCGCGGTGCCCTCGCTCGACAAGCATCCCTTCGACCTGCTCGCCCGCCTGCGCTTCCGGGTCACGGTGAACACCGACAACCGGCTGATGAGCGACACCAGCATGAGCGAGGAGATGCTCAAGCTGGTCGATACCTTCGGCTACGGCTGGAGCGACCTGGAACGCTTCACGATCAACGCCATGAAATCGGCGTTCATCCCGTTCCCCGATCGTCTGCGCATCATCGACGAGGTGATCAAGCCGGGTTACGCGGTACTGCTGGGTTGA
- a CDS encoding thymidine phosphorylase produces the protein MGNSSGTNELSTHLPPAADGSPSALKSGSKSRSGGDSHSAVSVIRVKRDGGELSDAQIDWVVDAFTRGIVADEQMSALAMAILWRGMTRRETARWTAAMIGSGSRMDFTDLPRPTVDKHSTGGVGDKITLPLAPLVAACGAAVPQLSGRGLGHTGGTLDKLESIPGWQADVTVPRMREILADPAIGAVVCAAGADLAPADKRLYALRDVTGTVESIPLIASSIMSKKIAEGTAALVLDVKVGSGAFLKTLDGARELATAMVELGRDAGVRTVALLTAMDTPLGRTAGNALEVAESVEVLAGGGPADVIELTLTLAREMVAQAGLDVDPADALADGRAMDHWRAMIQAQGGDPDAPLPTARHTETVRAEATGILTRLDAMDVGMAAWRLGAGRARQGERVQPGAGVEMHAKPGDSVTAGQPLFTLHTDTPNAFAAAASALTAAVTIESTSEYKPGELFLDRIG, from the coding sequence AACTCTCCACCCACCTGCCGCCGGCCGCCGACGGGAGTCCGTCCGCGCTGAAGTCCGGCTCGAAGTCGCGGAGCGGCGGTGACAGCCACAGCGCGGTATCGGTCATCAGGGTCAAGCGCGACGGCGGGGAACTGTCCGACGCGCAGATCGACTGGGTGGTGGACGCGTTCACCCGGGGGATCGTCGCCGACGAGCAGATGTCGGCGCTGGCCATGGCCATTCTGTGGCGGGGGATGACCCGGCGCGAGACCGCGCGCTGGACCGCGGCGATGATCGGCTCCGGTAGCCGGATGGACTTCACCGACCTGCCCCGCCCCACCGTCGACAAGCACTCCACCGGCGGCGTCGGGGACAAGATCACCCTTCCGCTCGCGCCGCTGGTCGCCGCCTGCGGTGCCGCGGTGCCGCAGCTGTCGGGCCGCGGGCTCGGTCACACCGGCGGCACGCTGGACAAACTCGAATCGATCCCGGGCTGGCAGGCCGACGTCACCGTGCCCCGGATGCGCGAGATCCTGGCCGACCCGGCCATCGGCGCGGTGGTGTGCGCGGCCGGCGCCGACCTGGCCCCGGCCGACAAGCGGCTCTACGCGCTGCGCGATGTCACCGGCACGGTCGAATCGATCCCGCTCATCGCCAGCTCGATCATGAGCAAGAAGATCGCCGAGGGCACCGCGGCGCTGGTCCTGGATGTGAAGGTCGGGTCGGGCGCCTTCCTCAAGACCCTCGACGGGGCGCGGGAACTGGCGACCGCGATGGTCGAACTCGGCCGCGACGCCGGGGTGCGCACGGTCGCGCTGCTCACCGCCATGGACACCCCGCTGGGCCGCACCGCGGGCAACGCGCTCGAGGTCGCCGAGTCGGTCGAGGTCCTGGCGGGCGGCGGCCCGGCCGACGTCATCGAACTGACCCTGACCCTGGCCCGCGAGATGGTCGCCCAGGCGGGGCTGGACGTGGACCCCGCCGACGCCCTGGCCGACGGCCGCGCCATGGACCACTGGCGCGCGATGATCCAGGCCCAGGGCGGTGACCCCGACGCCCCGCTGCCGACGGCCCGGCACACCGAAACCGTCCGCGCCGAAGCCACCGGCATCCTCACCCGGCTCGACGCCATGGACGTCGGCATGGCCGCCTGGCGGCTCGGCGCGGGCCGGGCCCGGCAGGGCGAACGGGTCCAGCCGGGCGCCGGCGTCGAGATGCACGCCAAACCGGGTGATTCGGTGACCGCGGGTCAACCGCTGTTCACCCTGCACACCGACACCCCGAATGCCTTCGCCGCCGCCGCGTCCGCCCTCACCGCCGCGGTCACCATCGAATCGACCTCCGAATACAAACCCGGCGAACTGTTCCTCGACCGGATCGGCTGA